One genomic region from Anaerobacillus sp. CMMVII encodes:
- a CDS encoding purine-nucleoside phosphorylase, translating into MNNAVKYLRKKVSVKPEIGLILGSGLGILANEIENPIEIPYDEIPGFPVSTVEGHAGQLVIGTLEGKQVIAMQGRFHYYEGYSLERVTFPVRVMKELGVKSVIVTNAAGGINETFTPGDLMIITDHINNFGDNPLIGPNDPAQGVRFPDMSTAYSKTLVKLAKQVAMSLDIVIKEGVYVGNTGPSYETPAEIKMLRTLGGDAVGMSTVPEVIVAKHSGLEVLGISCISNMAAGILDQPLTHDEVIETTEMVKANFLSFVKEIVKEMN; encoded by the coding sequence ATGAATAATGCGGTTAAATATTTAAGAAAAAAAGTTTCCGTAAAACCAGAGATTGGCTTAATTTTAGGGTCAGGTCTAGGGATTTTAGCAAATGAAATTGAGAATCCAATTGAAATTCCTTATGATGAAATTCCAGGTTTTCCTGTTTCGACTGTAGAGGGGCATGCAGGTCAACTTGTCATTGGTACATTAGAAGGAAAACAAGTCATTGCGATGCAAGGTAGATTTCATTACTATGAGGGCTATTCGTTGGAGAGAGTAACATTTCCTGTACGGGTGATGAAAGAGTTAGGCGTTAAAAGCGTGATCGTTACAAACGCAGCAGGAGGAATTAATGAAACATTTACTCCAGGGGATTTGATGATTATAACTGATCATATTAATAACTTTGGTGATAATCCACTAATAGGGCCAAATGACCCTGCACAAGGAGTTCGTTTCCCTGATATGTCCACTGCTTATAGCAAAACACTTGTTAAGTTAGCAAAACAAGTAGCTATGTCATTGGATATTGTTATTAAAGAGGGTGTTTATGTTGGCAATACAGGCCCATCATATGAGACACCTGCTGAGATAAAAATGCTTCGTACTTTAGGTGGGGATGCTGTTGGAATGTCAACTGTACCAGAAGTGATTGTTGCAAAACATAGTGGTCTAGAAGTATTAGGAATTTCTTGTATTTCAAATATGGCAGCTGGTATTTTAGATCAACCGTTAACACATGATGAAGTAATCGAAACAACAGAAATGGTAAAAGCAAACTTTTTAAGTTTTGTAAAAGAGATTGTTAAAGAAATGAATTAG
- a CDS encoding purine-nucleoside phosphorylase, whose translation MNQVLEKAKETAGFIQGKIQTEPTIGLILGSGLGELANEIEESVVIPYDEIPNFPVSTVEGHAGQLVIGKLNEKIVIAMQGRFHFYEGYSMQEVTFPVRVMKLLGVETIVVTNACGGMNSAFAPGDLMIITDHINMTGANPLIGPNESEFGPRFPDMSSAYTREYVPVLEEVAKEIGIQIQKGVYVSVSGPTYMSAAELIMLRKIGGDVVGMSTVPEVIVARHMDMKVVGISCITDMAIGEELEGVTHEQVVEVANRTKPKFIKLIKETLPRL comes from the coding sequence ATGAATCAAGTCTTGGAAAAAGCAAAGGAAACTGCTGGTTTTATTCAAGGGAAAATACAAACAGAACCAACGATCGGTCTAATTCTTGGCTCCGGGTTAGGTGAGTTAGCTAATGAAATTGAGGAAAGCGTGGTCATTCCTTATGATGAAATACCGAACTTTCCAGTCTCAACTGTAGAGGGGCATGCAGGTCAACTTGTCATCGGAAAGCTTAATGAAAAAATAGTAATTGCAATGCAAGGAAGATTTCATTTTTATGAAGGGTATTCTATGCAGGAAGTAACCTTCCCGGTTCGTGTCATGAAATTATTAGGAGTTGAAACAATTGTCGTAACAAATGCATGTGGTGGTATGAACTCAGCATTTGCCCCTGGTGATTTAATGATCATTACTGACCATATTAATATGACTGGAGCGAACCCTTTAATTGGACCTAATGAAAGTGAGTTTGGTCCAAGATTCCCTGATATGAGTTCAGCTTACACTCGTGAATATGTCCCTGTTTTAGAGGAAGTCGCAAAAGAAATTGGAATTCAGATACAAAAAGGTGTTTATGTAAGTGTGTCAGGTCCAACCTATATGTCTGCAGCTGAATTAATCATGCTCAGGAAAATTGGTGGCGATGTTGTTGGTATGTCAACAGTCCCTGAAGTAATTGTTGCTAGACATATGGATATGAAAGTAGTTGGGATAAGCTGTATCACAGATATGGCCATTGGTGAAGAGTTAGAAGGCGTAACACATGAACAGGTCGTTGAAGTAGCAAATCGTACAAAACCAAAGTTCATAAAATTAATTAAAGAGACATTACCAAGACTGTAG
- a CDS encoding pyrimidine-nucleoside phosphorylase: MRMVDLIEKKRDGKELTKAEIEFIIKGYTSEVIPDYQMSAFAMAVYFQNMSENERAALTMAMVESGDQIDLSAIEGIKVDKHSTGGVGDTTTLVLAPLVASVGVPVAKMSGRGLGHTGGTIDKLEAVNGFSVEISNQQFIDLVNKNKVAVVGQSGNLTPADKKLYALRDVTATVNSIPLIASSIMSKKIASGADAIVLDVKTGAGAFMKDLDQAEELAKAMVDIGNNLGRNTIAVISDMSQPLGLAIGNALEVKEAIDTLNGKGPKDLLELCLSLGSQMVFLAERTSTLEEARTLLEEAISSGKGTETLKAFLQAQGGDPSVVDDVTKLPTARYQIDVPAKQSGYISSIIADKIGVAAMLLGAGRATKESVIDLAVGIELKKKVGDYVEAGEAIATLHSNQENVDDVSKRVEESYTITSSKVTAPPLIYKEIR, from the coding sequence ATGAGAATGGTTGATTTAATTGAAAAAAAACGCGACGGAAAAGAGTTAACTAAAGCTGAAATCGAATTTATTATTAAAGGTTATACAAGTGAAGTGATACCTGATTATCAAATGAGTGCTTTTGCAATGGCTGTTTACTTTCAAAATATGTCAGAAAATGAACGAGCAGCCTTAACGATGGCAATGGTTGAATCGGGGGATCAAATTGATCTTTCAGCTATTGAGGGGATTAAGGTTGATAAGCACAGTACAGGCGGGGTAGGCGATACAACAACACTTGTACTAGCTCCTCTAGTTGCTAGTGTTGGGGTTCCAGTTGCTAAAATGAGTGGCCGTGGTTTAGGTCATACAGGTGGTACAATCGATAAACTAGAAGCTGTAAATGGTTTTTCAGTTGAAATCTCAAATCAACAATTTATTGATCTTGTGAATAAAAATAAAGTTGCAGTCGTTGGACAAAGTGGAAATTTAACTCCAGCCGACAAAAAGCTCTATGCCCTTAGAGATGTTACCGCAACTGTTAATTCCATCCCTTTAATTGCAAGCTCGATCATGAGTAAAAAAATTGCTTCTGGTGCTGATGCGATCGTACTTGATGTAAAAACTGGTGCTGGGGCTTTTATGAAAGACTTAGACCAAGCAGAGGAACTTGCCAAGGCAATGGTCGATATTGGGAACAATTTAGGTAGAAATACTATTGCTGTTATTTCTGATATGAGTCAACCACTAGGCTTGGCCATCGGAAATGCTCTAGAAGTGAAAGAAGCAATTGATACATTAAATGGAAAAGGACCAAAGGATTTATTAGAGCTTTGCTTAAGTCTTGGAAGCCAAATGGTATTTCTTGCTGAAAGAACTAGTACTTTGGAGGAAGCACGCACACTATTAGAAGAGGCTATAAGTTCCGGTAAAGGTACTGAAACTCTAAAAGCATTCCTTCAAGCACAAGGTGGAGACCCATCAGTCGTTGATGATGTGACAAAACTTCCAACCGCGCGGTATCAGATTGATGTTCCGGCTAAACAATCAGGATATATTTCTAGTATCATTGCCGATAAAATTGGTGTTGCAGCAATGCTATTAGGGGCTGGACGTGCCACAAAAGAATCGGTCATCGATCTTGCTGTTGGAATTGAGCTTAAGAAAAAAGTAGGCGACTATGTAGAAGCTGGAGAAGCAATCGCAACACTTCATAGTAACCAAGAGAATGTTGATGATGTTAGTAAAAGGGTAGAAGAGTCTTACACGATTACTTCAAGTAAAGTAACGGCTCCACCACTTATTTATAAAGAAATTAGATAA
- a CDS encoding D-alanyl-D-alanine carboxypeptidase family protein — MRGFFVRFLAITLLLSTFQVPAFAEEGKVQLAKESSSAILMERDTGTILFEKNSNEQLPPASMTKIMTMLLIMEALDQGKITLDEKVRTSERAASMGGSQIFLEVGEEMTVEEMLKGIAIASGNDASVAMAEHLAGSEDNFVTMMNDKAKSLGLSNTNFMNSNGLPADNHYTTAYDLAVISKELLKYEGILAFTSLYEDYLRQDTDKKFWLVNTNKLVKFYPGVDGLKTGYTREAKYCLTVTAKKNDMRVIAIVMGAQTPKDRNRQITEMLDYAFSQFITHNLYERGHVITTSKVSKGQKPTVEVVTSESVSVLTKKGENIDDVEEVINLDKDLKAPIKKGDQLGTLRLEKEGTLLVEVPLVANEEIGVASWWQLFKRTTTKFGGRP; from the coding sequence ATGAGGGGATTTTTTGTTCGTTTTTTAGCAATTACACTACTATTATCAACTTTTCAAGTACCTGCCTTTGCTGAAGAAGGAAAGGTCCAATTAGCAAAAGAGTCTTCATCGGCTATTTTAATGGAGAGAGACACTGGTACAATATTGTTTGAAAAAAATAGTAATGAACAGCTACCACCTGCGAGTATGACGAAAATTATGACTATGCTTCTAATAATGGAAGCACTTGATCAAGGGAAAATAACTCTAGATGAGAAGGTTCGAACTAGTGAACGGGCAGCATCTATGGGTGGGTCACAGATTTTCTTAGAGGTAGGAGAAGAAATGACTGTAGAGGAAATGCTAAAAGGAATTGCGATTGCTTCGGGAAATGATGCTTCCGTTGCAATGGCAGAACATTTAGCAGGTTCTGAGGATAATTTTGTTACAATGATGAATGATAAAGCGAAATCGTTAGGTTTATCTAATACTAATTTTATGAATTCTAACGGGTTACCTGCGGATAATCATTATACAACCGCTTATGACCTCGCTGTCATTTCAAAGGAATTATTGAAGTATGAGGGTATTTTAGCCTTTACGAGTTTGTACGAGGACTACCTACGGCAAGACACAGATAAGAAGTTTTGGCTAGTAAATACCAATAAACTAGTGAAGTTTTACCCGGGGGTTGACGGCTTAAAAACAGGTTATACACGAGAAGCGAAATACTGTCTTACTGTAACGGCCAAGAAAAACGATATGCGGGTTATTGCAATAGTAATGGGAGCACAAACTCCTAAAGATCGTAATCGCCAAATTACAGAGATGCTAGACTATGCTTTCAGTCAGTTTATTACCCATAATTTATATGAGCGTGGTCACGTGATCACAACTTCAAAAGTAAGTAAGGGACAAAAACCTACAGTAGAAGTTGTAACATCTGAAAGCGTTTCTGTATTAACGAAAAAAGGTGAAAATATTGATGACGTCGAGGAAGTAATTAATCTCGATAAAGATCTGAAAGCTCCAATCAAAAAAGGTGATCAGCTTGGAACTCTGCGCTTAGAAAAAGAAGGAACACTTCTAGTTGAAGTACCTTTAGTTGCAAACGAAGAAATTGGTGTGGCTTCATGGTGGCAATTATTTAAGCGAACAACTACTAAATTCGGTGGCCGTCCATAA
- the spoIIAA gene encoding anti-sigma F factor antagonist produces MSLTISMEKRDSILCVRINGELDHHTSEMLRNQVDDQLQKGKYKHLILNLEHLTFMDSSGLGVILGRYKQITNNGGEMVLCSITPPIKRLMDMSGLFKIIRLADNEQFALETLGVA; encoded by the coding sequence GTGAGTTTGACCATTAGTATGGAGAAAAGAGATTCAATACTTTGTGTAAGAATTAATGGTGAATTAGATCATCATACAAGTGAAATGTTACGTAACCAAGTAGATGACCAATTACAAAAAGGTAAATATAAGCATTTGATTTTAAATTTAGAACATCTGACGTTTATGGATAGTTCTGGATTAGGCGTCATCTTAGGGCGTTATAAGCAAATAACGAATAACGGCGGAGAAATGGTTCTTTGTTCAATTACACCTCCAATTAAACGATTGATGGATATGTCAGGATTATTCAAGATTATAAGATTAGCTGACAACGAGCAGTTTGCATTGGAAACATTGGGGGTGGCCTAA
- the spoIIAB gene encoding anti-sigma F factor: protein MKNFMELQFSAQSKNESFARVTVGAFVAQLDPTMDELTEIKTVVSEAVTNSIIHGYDNNPEGIVYISVTLENDVVQITIKDEGIGIDDIDEARQPLYTTKPELERSGMGFTIMENFMDDIKVVSNPLVGTTVHLTKLLSNSKALCN, encoded by the coding sequence ATGAAAAATTTTATGGAACTTCAATTCTCAGCTCAAAGTAAAAATGAATCGTTTGCACGTGTAACTGTTGGAGCATTTGTTGCTCAACTTGATCCAACAATGGATGAGTTAACAGAAATCAAGACTGTTGTTTCTGAGGCGGTAACAAATTCAATCATCCACGGTTATGATAATAATCCAGAAGGAATTGTTTATATCTCTGTTACGTTAGAAAATGATGTTGTACAAATCACAATTAAAGACGAAGGTATTGGTATCGACGACATCGATGAAGCGAGACAACCATTGTATACAACCAAACCAGAGTTGGAAAGATCTGGCATGGGCTTTACAATTATGGAAAACTTTATGGATGATATTAAAGTTGTTTCAAATCCGTTAGTAGGAACAACTGTTCATTTAACGAAGCTTTTATCTAATAGTAAAGCTTTATGTAATTAA
- the sigF gene encoding RNA polymerase sporulation sigma factor SigF: MDVEVKNEKKEAYLTDKEVKALIARSQEGDQDARDMIVNRNTRLVWSVVQRFLNRGYEPEDLFQIGCIGLIKSVDKFDLSYDVKFSTYAVPMIIGEIQRFLRDDGTVKVSRSLKETANKIRKMKDELSKTLGRVPTVAEIAEKLEISSEEVVFAQEASRSLSSIHETVYENDGDPITLLDQIADQSEHKWFDKLALKEAIRHLNERERLIVYLRYYKDQTQSEVANRLGISQVQVSRLEKKILQQIKDQMVD, from the coding sequence ATGGATGTGGAGGTTAAGAACGAAAAGAAGGAAGCATACTTAACGGATAAAGAAGTAAAAGCATTAATTGCTAGAAGCCAAGAAGGAGACCAAGATGCTCGCGATATGATTGTAAACCGCAATACTAGATTAGTCTGGTCTGTGGTGCAACGTTTTTTAAATAGAGGTTATGAACCAGAGGATTTGTTTCAAATTGGCTGTATCGGTTTAATTAAGTCTGTCGATAAATTTGATTTATCATACGATGTTAAGTTTTCCACATATGCTGTTCCAATGATCATTGGTGAAATTCAGAGATTTTTGAGAGATGATGGGACAGTTAAAGTTAGTCGTTCTCTAAAGGAGACGGCTAATAAAATCAGGAAAATGAAGGATGAACTTTCTAAAACATTAGGTCGCGTCCCTACAGTTGCGGAGATTGCCGAGAAACTAGAAATTTCTTCGGAAGAAGTAGTTTTTGCTCAAGAGGCAAGCCGCAGTCTATCATCAATTCATGAAACTGTCTATGAAAATGACGGAGACCCAATAACGCTATTAGATCAAATTGCTGACCAATCGGAGCATAAATGGTTTGATAAGCTTGCATTGAAAGAAGCGATTCGCCATTTAAATGAACGGGAGCGTTTAATTGTTTACCTTCGCTATTATAAAGACCAGACTCAATCTGAGGTGGCAAATCGATTAGGGATATCTCAAGTGCAGGTTTCAAGATTGGAAAAGAAAATATTGCAGCAAATTAAAGACCAAATGGTGGATTAG
- a CDS encoding stage V sporulation protein AB: MIVNYFVVMVIGLSGGLAVGSGLVAFLTVLGIVPRLTQLTKTKNYIKLYEWGVILGAITGSWFSLSEPRFNLPSYTLIVIGLFAGIFVGMLAAALTEVLNVFPILAKRVGVAEKIIYLLMAIVLGKIFGSLFHWIYFVDK; encoded by the coding sequence ATGATCGTTAATTATTTTGTTGTTATGGTCATTGGCTTAAGTGGAGGGTTAGCTGTTGGAAGTGGACTTGTAGCCTTTTTAACCGTATTAGGAATAGTCCCAAGACTAACTCAACTAACAAAAACAAAAAATTATATAAAACTATATGAGTGGGGTGTAATTTTAGGGGCGATCACTGGTTCTTGGTTTAGTTTATCAGAACCACGTTTTAATCTACCTAGTTATACATTAATAGTTATTGGCCTTTTTGCAGGGATATTTGTTGGAATGTTAGCTGCAGCGTTAACTGAAGTGTTAAATGTGTTCCCAATACTAGCTAAGCGAGTGGGTGTAGCAGAAAAAATCATTTACCTATTAATGGCTATAGTTCTTGGGAAAATATTCGGTTCATTATTTCATTGGATATATTTCGTAGACAAATAA
- the spoVAC gene encoding stage V sporulation protein AC — protein MDQKQLEKNKKKYKKAIEPFQPKPQYVKNCFKAFLVGGAICAFGQGLANVYISYLDLTEQTVASAMIGTLILLAALLTGFGVYDKIGQFAGAGSIATVTGFSNAIASSALEHKSEGVVLGIAANMFKIAGAVIVFGVVSAYIVSMIRLLVQTLIS, from the coding sequence ATGGATCAAAAGCAGCTAGAGAAGAATAAGAAAAAGTACAAAAAAGCAATTGAACCTTTTCAGCCAAAACCTCAATATGTAAAAAATTGTTTTAAAGCTTTTCTTGTTGGTGGTGCCATTTGTGCCTTTGGACAAGGTTTAGCTAATGTTTATATCTCATATCTTGACCTAACTGAACAAACAGTTGCTAGTGCGATGATAGGTACATTAATTCTCTTAGCTGCATTACTCACGGGTTTTGGTGTATATGACAAGATTGGCCAGTTTGCAGGTGCGGGTTCAATCGCAACTGTAACAGGGTTTTCAAACGCAATTGCGAGTAGTGCACTTGAACATAAAAGCGAAGGTGTTGTATTGGGGATCGCGGCAAATATGTTTAAAATAGCTGGTGCTGTGATTGTTTTTGGAGTAGTTTCAGCTTATATCGTAAGCATGATTCGCTTACTTGTACAAACGCTAATTTCTTAA
- the spoVAD gene encoding stage V sporulation protein AD: protein MGKQTLMFKSDIFIDSTATVVGPKEGQGPLKGTFDKSYDDLYCGEATWELAERKLMSEAIDLCLQKANKKNSEIDFFLGGDLLNQNITASYVAREKEIPFFGLFNACSTSMEAVTLGAVLLEAGFADHVVAAVSSHFATAERQFRFPTEFGGQKPETSMYTVTGSGAAYLSRKKSKIRIETATVGKVIDLGITSPFNMGAAMAPAAADTIKTHLNDLKRSPSDYDAIVTGDLSRIGTPILKSLLSEQGIDIAKVHQDCGVLIFSTDQHVFSGGSGCACSAVVTFNHLFGEMKRGALRRILVVATGALLNPLMIQQNESIPCIAHGVSFECVE from the coding sequence ATGGGTAAGCAAACATTAATGTTTAAAAGCGACATTTTTATTGATAGTACGGCAACTGTCGTTGGGCCGAAGGAAGGACAAGGCCCTCTTAAGGGAACTTTTGACAAATCTTATGATGATTTATATTGTGGAGAAGCTACTTGGGAGTTAGCAGAAAGAAAGTTGATGTCAGAGGCTATCGATCTCTGTCTTCAGAAAGCGAATAAAAAAAACTCAGAAATTGATTTTTTTCTTGGTGGTGATTTGTTAAACCAAAACATAACAGCTAGTTATGTAGCAAGAGAAAAAGAAATTCCTTTCTTTGGTTTATTTAATGCATGTTCAACGTCAATGGAAGCAGTAACACTTGGCGCAGTTTTACTAGAAGCTGGCTTTGCAGATCATGTTGTTGCTGCTGTAAGTAGTCATTTTGCTACAGCAGAAAGACAGTTTCGTTTTCCAACGGAATTTGGAGGACAGAAGCCTGAAACTTCGATGTATACAGTCACTGGTTCAGGCGCTGCATATTTAAGTAGAAAAAAATCCAAGATAAGGATAGAAACTGCAACAGTAGGAAAGGTTATTGATCTTGGGATTACAAGTCCTTTTAATATGGGTGCAGCAATGGCTCCAGCAGCTGCCGACACAATTAAAACCCATTTAAATGACCTTAAACGAAGTCCAAGCGATTATGATGCCATCGTAACCGGTGATTTATCTAGAATTGGAACACCGATATTAAAAAGTTTATTGTCAGAACAAGGGATTGATATTGCTAAGGTCCATCAAGATTGTGGAGTATTGATTTTTAGCACCGATCAACATGTTTTTTCAGGTGGTAGTGGTTGTGCTTGTTCTGCCGTCGTGACCTTTAATCATCTATTTGGTGAAATGAAACGAGGGGCGCTACGGAGGATATTAGTTGTGGCCACTGGGGCATTATTAAATCCCTTAATGATCCAACAAAATGAATCAATACCTTGCATAGCTCATGGTGTTTCCTTTGAGTGCGTTGAGTAA
- the spoVAE gene encoding stage V sporulation protein AE, whose product MEYVVAFTVGGFICVIGQLMLDFLKFSPAHVMSSLVVIGALLDGFHLYDRLIDFAGAGAIVPITSFGHSLVHGAMIEAQRSGFLGIGMGIFEVTSAGISSAILFGFLVAIFFKPKG is encoded by the coding sequence GTGGAATATGTTGTCGCTTTTACTGTTGGTGGGTTTATTTGTGTCATTGGACAGTTAATGTTGGATTTCCTTAAATTTTCTCCCGCTCATGTCATGAGTTCTTTAGTAGTAATTGGAGCTCTCTTAGATGGGTTTCATCTTTATGATCGGCTTATTGATTTTGCAGGGGCTGGAGCGATCGTTCCGATCACGAGTTTTGGACATTCACTTGTTCATGGAGCGATGATTGAAGCACAAAGATCAGGCTTTTTAGGTATAGGTATGGGGATTTTTGAAGTAACTTCTGCGGGAATATCATCAGCAATATTATTTGGATTTTTAGTAGCGATATTTTTTAAACCGAAAGGATGA
- a CDS encoding stage V sporulation protein AE — protein sequence MEYKKRVILITDGDESARKAVELVAKEIGGRCISSSGGNPSRLTGNELVKLIKKAPCDPVLVMFDDCGYTEEGPGEEAMRVVATDPDLEVIGAIAVASKTHDSEWTKVNVSIDRNGNLTEYGVDKYGLPDIELGRINGDTVYNLDELDIPFIVGIGDIGKMAGKDEVEKGAPVTRKAVELILERSEK from the coding sequence ATGGAATACAAAAAAAGGGTTATTCTAATTACCGATGGTGATGAATCCGCGAGAAAAGCAGTAGAATTAGTTGCCAAAGAGATCGGTGGAAGGTGTATCAGTAGTTCGGGTGGCAACCCAAGCCGTTTGACTGGAAATGAGCTAGTTAAACTCATAAAAAAGGCTCCCTGTGATCCTGTTTTAGTCATGTTTGATGATTGTGGATATACAGAAGAAGGACCGGGGGAGGAAGCGATGCGGGTTGTCGCAACCGATCCGGATTTAGAGGTTATCGGTGCCATTGCAGTAGCCTCAAAAACACATGATAGTGAATGGACAAAAGTTAATGTAAGTATTGATCGTAATGGAAATTTAACTGAGTATGGAGTCGACAAATATGGTCTTCCTGATATAGAACTCGGCAGAATAAATGGTGATACTGTCTATAATTTAGATGAGCTTGACATCCCATTTATCGTGGGAATTGGGGATATTGGCAAAATGGCAGGGAAAGATGAAGTAGAGAAGGGGGCTCCAGTGACGAGAAAAGCGGTTGAATTGATATTGGAAAGGAGCGAAAAATAG
- a CDS encoding spore germination protein has product MSNEILEEASVDKQKVSSRMIENERYLKEKLGIGITFDIGVRKLSVLEKELQIYFLNGLCDSQFIIELLKELMFLDATEKQKQRVKEQIENRLTHVQVERVKTLDEATDQLLAGLIIILIEDETEAILVDVRSYPGRGPDEPDTERVVRGARDGFTENLIVNTALTRRRIKDERLRHEIVQVGERSKTDICIAYIKDVADPAFIENVKKELDGIKIDGISMADKVVEEFIVKQGINPFPLVRYTERPDVTATHLLEGHVVIYVDTSPSVIILPTTFFHHVQHAEEFRQAPIVGTFLRWVRFSGMIFALLILPLWLLMVMEPSLLPAALDFIGPNETTNVPVFAQIVIAEIGIELLRMAAIHTPSPLATALGLVAALLIGEIAINVGLFIPEVILYVALGAIGTFATPSYELGIALKLSRLVLLLAVFIFKVPGFIIGFTVFFIFLTSIRPMNTPYLWPFIPFYPRAFADILFRLSVPLKKKRPKIVNPQNSTKQSTN; this is encoded by the coding sequence ATGAGTAATGAAATACTTGAAGAAGCAAGTGTGGACAAACAGAAAGTTTCCAGTCGAATGATTGAAAATGAAAGATATCTAAAAGAAAAATTAGGAATTGGAATTACTTTCGATATTGGTGTGAGGAAACTTTCAGTACTTGAAAAGGAATTACAGATTTACTTCCTCAATGGTCTCTGTGATAGTCAATTTATTATTGAATTATTAAAAGAGCTTATGTTTTTGGATGCAACTGAAAAACAAAAACAGCGCGTTAAAGAACAAATTGAAAATCGCCTAACTCATGTTCAAGTTGAACGCGTTAAAACGTTAGATGAAGCAACTGATCAGTTATTAGCAGGTCTTATTATTATTCTTATTGAAGATGAAACAGAAGCTATCCTTGTTGATGTTCGTAGTTATCCAGGCAGAGGGCCAGATGAGCCAGATACAGAGAGGGTGGTTAGAGGTGCACGGGATGGCTTTACAGAAAATCTAATTGTAAATACAGCTTTAACAAGAAGAAGAATTAAAGATGAGAGACTGAGACATGAAATTGTACAAGTCGGTGAACGTTCAAAAACTGACATATGTATTGCTTACATAAAGGATGTAGCTGACCCGGCATTTATTGAGAATGTAAAGAAAGAGCTTGATGGAATAAAAATTGATGGAATTTCTATGGCTGATAAAGTTGTCGAAGAATTTATTGTTAAACAAGGCATAAATCCCTTCCCGTTAGTTCGATACACGGAACGTCCTGATGTTACGGCAACCCATTTACTAGAAGGGCATGTCGTGATTTATGTAGATACTTCGCCAAGTGTTATCATCTTGCCTACAACATTTTTTCACCATGTACAACATGCGGAAGAGTTTAGACAAGCTCCGATTGTAGGGACTTTCCTACGCTGGGTCCGTTTTTCAGGGATGATTTTTGCTTTACTTATATTACCGTTGTGGCTGTTAATGGTAATGGAGCCAAGCTTGCTCCCTGCAGCTTTAGACTTTATCGGACCAAATGAGACGACCAATGTTCCTGTTTTTGCCCAAATAGTCATAGCTGAAATAGGGATTGAGTTGTTGAGGATGGCAGCCATCCATACGCCTTCACCGTTGGCGACTGCTCTCGGGTTAGTTGCAGCGTTGCTTATCGGGGAAATCGCGATTAATGTTGGTTTATTTATTCCAGAGGTTATTCTTTATGTAGCGCTCGGGGCAATTGGAACATTTGCAACACCTAGTTATGAATTAGGTATAGCATTAAAGCTTTCTCGCTTAGTATTATTATTGGCCGTATTTATCTTTAAAGTTCCAGGCTTTATCATCGGTTTCACAGTATTCTTTATATTCCTTACTAGCATAAGGCCGATGAATACACCCTACTTATGGCCGTTTATCCCGTTTTATCCGAGAGCGTTTGCGGATATTCTGTTTAGACTTTCAGTTCCATTAAAGAAGAAAAGACCAAAAATTGTTAATCCACAAAACTCAACAAAACAATCAACTAACTAA